In a genomic window of Pelecanus crispus isolate bPelCri1 chromosome 1, bPelCri1.pri, whole genome shotgun sequence:
- the GOLT1B gene encoding vesicle transport protein GOT1B isoform X3, with protein MGLTGFGVFFLFFGMILFFDKALLAIGNVLFVAGLSFVIGLERTFRFFFQKHKMKATGFFLGGVLIVLIGWPLIGMILEIYGFFLLFRGFFPVVVGFIRRVPVLGYLLNLPGISSLVDKVGESNNMV; from the exons ATGGGACTTACAGGCTTTGgagtgtttttccttttctttggaatGATACTCTTCTTTGACAAAGCTCTTTTGGCTATTGGAAAT GTTTTATTTGTGGCTGGCTTGTCTTTTGTTATCGGTTTAGAAAGAACATTTAGattcttctttcaaaaacacaaaatgaaagcaacaggCTTTTTCCTGGGTGGCGTGCTCATAGTTCTCATTGGTTGGCCTTTAATAGGAATGATCCTTGAaatttatgggttcttcctaTTATTCAG GGGGTTCTTTCCTGTGGTGGTTGGCTTTATTAGAAGAGTTCCAGTTCTTGGCTATCTCTTGAATTTACCCGGTATAAGCTCG CTTGTAGATAAAGTTGGAGAAAGCAACAACATGGTATAA
- the GOLT1B gene encoding vesicle transport protein GOT1B isoform X2, translating into MISLSDTQKIGMGLTGFGVFFLFFGMILFFDKALLAIGNVLFVAGLSFVIGLERTFRFFFQKHKMKATGFFLGGVLIVLIGWPLIGMILEIYGFFLLFRGFFPVVVGFIRRVPVLGYLLNLPGISSLVDKVGESNNMV; encoded by the exons ATGATCTCCCTCTCGGACACCCAGA agattGGAATGGGACTTACAGGCTTTGgagtgtttttccttttctttggaatGATACTCTTCTTTGACAAAGCTCTTTTGGCTATTGGAAAT GTTTTATTTGTGGCTGGCTTGTCTTTTGTTATCGGTTTAGAAAGAACATTTAGattcttctttcaaaaacacaaaatgaaagcaacaggCTTTTTCCTGGGTGGCGTGCTCATAGTTCTCATTGGTTGGCCTTTAATAGGAATGATCCTTGAaatttatgggttcttcctaTTATTCAG GGGGTTCTTTCCTGTGGTGGTTGGCTTTATTAGAAGAGTTCCAGTTCTTGGCTATCTCTTGAATTTACCCGGTATAAGCTCG CTTGTAGATAAAGTTGGAGAAAGCAACAACATGGTATAA
- the GOLT1B gene encoding vesicle transport protein GOT1B isoform X1 produces MFCYMPKFVSFSEIGMGLTGFGVFFLFFGMILFFDKALLAIGNVLFVAGLSFVIGLERTFRFFFQKHKMKATGFFLGGVLIVLIGWPLIGMILEIYGFFLLFRGFFPVVVGFIRRVPVLGYLLNLPGISSLVDKVGESNNMV; encoded by the exons ATGTTTTGTTACATGCctaaatttgtttctttttcagagattGGAATGGGACTTACAGGCTTTGgagtgtttttccttttctttggaatGATACTCTTCTTTGACAAAGCTCTTTTGGCTATTGGAAAT GTTTTATTTGTGGCTGGCTTGTCTTTTGTTATCGGTTTAGAAAGAACATTTAGattcttctttcaaaaacacaaaatgaaagcaacaggCTTTTTCCTGGGTGGCGTGCTCATAGTTCTCATTGGTTGGCCTTTAATAGGAATGATCCTTGAaatttatgggttcttcctaTTATTCAG GGGGTTCTTTCCTGTGGTGGTTGGCTTTATTAGAAGAGTTCCAGTTCTTGGCTATCTCTTGAATTTACCCGGTATAAGCTCG CTTGTAGATAAAGTTGGAGAAAGCAACAACATGGTATAA